The Pagrus major chromosome 1, Pma_NU_1.0 genome includes the window TATAACAGCGTTCCTGCACCTTGTCTTTAGTCAAATTAAAGcacttttcaagcattttcaagctTTTCCAGCAACTTACATCTGTGGTAAATGACATATTGATATAAGCATGCCGAAATATTTCAAGGGGCACTCCACTGAATTTACATGACTTTTAGTTTGCTCATAATGGGGAATACTAGCTAGTAGCCAGTTAAAGAAGTGGTATGATGTCCTCTGTGGCTTTCTCACATATGAGAAAACCACccagatgatgtcatcagggttatgaCAGGTTGGGTTTAAGAGCTCAAACCCTTTACAGAAAGCCTGTGGAGTCTGTGGAAGGCTGGGGGATATAGATTTAGGTCCAGTTGCCTTCGACGACAGACCTCGCCGATGTAACCGTTTTAACAATTTCGCATTAAAAAGTGCCCAGTCATTGTGCGCCATTAGGATCCATGTTGCAGCTTTCAGAAAAGGGGTTTCCAGTTGTAATTATGACTTGGATGCTCATGTTAACAGTCATTTGCAAGTTGAAAACTGGTAATTACGGTTACTTCAAAATGACATAAAGGCGGGACACTAACACACACCATCAatttgcattatgggaagtgttGGACCCAGTATGTTTGAAGCTTGGCCCGCACTAGGCACTAAAAGCACGGATCTACCAACCTCTGCTGCACAGAATTTGAACATTGTGTGTTCAATTTTTCTCTCTCAAGTTGATTAAGGTGCGGTGTTAAATTATTGCGGTGTTATAACCCTTTACAGTGTGAGGCATTGAGATAGAAAGTCTGGCTGTCAATAGAGGACAGATGCCTTCAAGTAAAAGTATGCTGTAATCAATCTTCTCGTGTTATATACAAATAAGACTTGGCAATAATGTGCCAGTGAGATTACTGCTTTAATATTCATGAGATAAAAGGGATCTTCGTCTGTGTGTAAACCAAAGAACACGAACAAGAAAACAGTACCTGGATTTGTTCTGAGGTCCATTGGTCCAGGTTGACTGACTTCACTCTGGATATGTGTACCCCCAGGTTCCTGTGGATGCCAGCACACCGGATGCAGATAAATACTCCCAGATTCCAAGATGCCCATCTTGGACCTGACAAAGCAAGAACAACAGATTGTTACTTGAACATGGAGAGATGTCTGAAGAAACACATATACATGCACGATCATGCAGTGACTTAAAGTGCCAAAACAGGCTCTGCATTCTTTAACAATGAGCTAACTTGAAAACACGAGTCAAGTTCCTCTGAAGGACCTGCCACGGTGTGTTCAACCAGCCCGCAGCTGAGCTGAAGGCGGCGGCGAGGGAGAGGCACTGTGTGGAGCTTATGTAGGTTTACAGAAGTTAGCTTGCTAGTTAGCCACTTAGTTTAGCTTAAGGGGAAGAGATGTCAGCTGACTAGCCTGAGCCAGATACACACTAGCGAGTTAGCTTAGCGACGCTAACCAACGCAGATGCTACATTGTTAGTTAGCTTTAGCGGCGGACTCTGGCTGGAAATGTGAACTTTGAACAGTAAACGTGGAAAAAAAATCGACAGTGTGAATGTCGCACCTTTCGCCTCGCAGTCGGCGCAGTACttgttgtcttcctctctcagcATTTTGGACAGGATGGCCTGGTGCTGCTCGTTGAGTTTCTGGGCCTTCTCTCTCTCCGAGCGGGTCGTCATATTCGCGGCTTTTGGTGTACTTCTTTACTAAAAAGAACTCAGGTTCAATCAGTCGTAAGTCGAAAGAAGTTTCTCATAAAAGACCATAATCAGAGGGATGAACGCCTCCGAGTGGGATATGAAAACACCCGGAACCGGAATCCCTTCTCCGCCCACAGGAATTCTAACGCTGACGCGGCGGCAGCACCGGATTGGTCGAGAGTTCTGACGTCGTCTGACGCACACAGTTTCTTATGAATtaagtttgaacattttcataaaaaattaCGATCTGCTCTGAATGTTTACCCACCAACCCCCCATTGATAATTCTGACTGAAAAGATGCCAACTGGTGACCTAGATAACCAATCATTGATtatatgggtttttttttttccctgaacaCAACACCACATCTACTGTCCCCAACTTTATTAAACATggacaataaaaatatatacaacatttacatatatacagtacactaTTGGGGTACATGAAGGCATCAgagatttgttttgttattgatGGTTAAAGCTTGCCGTGAAAATAGGATGAAAGAAAATGGTATGTAGTTAGAGAATACTTTCAACTCCATTAAGCATTAATATCCGTTAACATgaaatttacattaaaaaccaactaagaaaatgttttgaatacTTTCATAACTTAAATGTAGGTGTTTTTAAAATACCCGTGGTTACTCTACATCCAAAACTGCTCTTAACCTAAAAACATATTTGgagccttgatttaaaagacatatacagacagtaCATCACTATATCTGTTGCTTTCCCAGCACAGTTAGTTCTCATATCAGcttacataaatatacataatgACAGCACTATACAAGCAGGATCAAATTAGAAACACTAGCAGATAAGTGGTGCTTGAGATGCCTAATGCACCACTGACTCAACAAAAAGTTTCCAGGCGGATCTTGAAGTTATTCTCTTGGTGCCTCACTGCAATGCCATAGCGGAGCAGCATCTCTACGTAGGCTGGCCAGAACGTGTTGTCTATCGTCACGTAGGGATCGTGTGGTGTGTTCAGGACCTTGTTCATGAGAAGCTAGACAGAGGGAGACTTGGGTTAAGTAAAGGTGCAAGATGACACAGCTTATAAAAGAAAGCAGGCTGAAATTTAGATATTTCATAGAATTTGGTTTGAATGACGGTTTCTCTTTGACAATACACACTGGAAAGAGGTGCATCacaatatttgatattttttgcaCTATAACTAGTATTTTCAAAAGCATTTGAGAATGAGCCATTACAATGATGTAGATTACAACCTGGCTATAACACATGTGCAGCACTTTGGGTTGGCAGAGTTGATGGCTGTTGACTTTGACAACGTTACCTCATGCTTGCAATATGACTGTCTGCAGTTCTGTAATTCAAGAGGACTAGGGCTGGTGGGGACTGCGATATAACTACTCACATCCTCACTGTGTAGTCTTGGTTTTTATAAATGTCACTACAGCAACAAGCAACAATAAACACACGGAGCTCCTTCTTCCCAAAAGACATCAAAACtattttaaaagagaaagaTTTTTCACCGACCATTCTGATTAAATTTGTGATACTGGTGTTCACTTGAGAAATTTGGATTTGGTTTCTTAGTCAGGCTCCCAAATGATAATAGGCTCTTTCAACACTCAAATGCAGAagtgcagaaaagaaaaatcacggGTGTaaaggtgcatgtacagtactgAGGGTCCTGAAACTGGCTTATATTAAATACATACAGCTGTTATTAATGTGATTAATTATAATATGATAAAATAACTGCTATAAAAAAGGTCCGGCATCCTTTAAAGGACTTGACCTATGAAGATGCATGATACAACACAGTTAATGGAACAGTCACTACCATCAAGCACTGTTCTGTATAGTTTAGGAGTATTTTAACACTATATAAGTATTTGTCTTATTTAAGTAATAACTATTAAAATGATCTTGTATCCCAAACTTTTTTGGTTAAGAAAAGTGTACcatgacattttcaaataagCAGATTTGAGTTCTATGAATGTAGAATGGAATCCTGCTGATGaaggtaaaaaataaactacagtatCTGAGACAAAGTCTGTGAAGTGGCAGAGATTCTGaccattttaaaacacaacGCTGTTGAGTTTTGGTAATGTGCTTTGTGAGTTGTTgcttacaaaaaaacaaaatttaaactATTTGCACGACTGGGGATCTACCTGACATTTCTGCtagatttttgtcttttttgtgtgatttgggtgaactggAGCTTTAAGTATTTACTCTTGACCGAGTCTGACTCACATGACGTAGATTGTTGGTATAGGCCATCCACTGGCCCTCCAAGTAAACtacaacaacctccaagctagcaacctacaaACCAAAAATGGCACATTTTGACCAAGATTTTGACCGTAAAATACAGGAGGCCTGCTTGGTTCTTTTGATACCAGGGCACCGTTGTTGCATCCTGGACTTAGTGCCACCCTAGACAATtatgattggtttaaagaaatacaaacaactCAGAAGCCTAGCATCTGCTAGGACTTCCGACgctaaatatatattttacgTATTTTTATGATAATTTTCATTCTATATTTATGATTCTTGACTTTTgtactacttttttttctcttagtTTCTATATTTTGACCATTGTGCACCATTGTTCACATTGTATGTGAAAACCTTCTTGGCAATAAACCactttctgattctgatttctaTAGTATAGTATATTAGTTTATCTTAAAGCAAGAGAAAAACTCATTGCACATCTAAGCTAATTATTCAGTTAATCAAAACCAACCTCAAGGATTTCATTCAGGGAAATCAAGTCTTCATTCAACTCTTGGGTCAcgttctgaaaatgaaaatgaatcatgGTAAGCTGCATCGGACTGGCAACAGCATGGCTTTTATATGTAAACAGGTTGTAAAAGCACAGATGATCGTTAACAGGTCACtgcaccttcttcttcttgtttgtaCTGGGTTCATTCTGAGGGTGAGGGACGTGCTTCTCTAGTACGTCCCCCAGACACGCCATCAGCCTTTCCTGGTATTCCTTCATTTTCTGGATTTTAGCCTTAGTGTCCTGCAATACCCTGTGGAATACACGCACAGAAGCAAGTTTGATTTGAGTATATtcacaaacattcattttcaagAATATCATCGTTTTGCCTTTGTCTTCAAACTCACCCGAGATCTgatattttctccttttctgttttcattctctcAACATGATCAGTGGCAGCCATCAGCGCCTGTGTCTTCTCCTCCAGCCACTTCTGTTCactaaaaaaacccacaaacgTTTAGATCAGTGTGCAGAGCAAAACCGATGAAAATGCTCTCTCTTCCCTTCAGTTCTGGGAAAGCATTTACATGCCATGAGGAAGGACAGTAAGTGTATATCTAAAGGGTTACATACAGTTCCTTAGTTTCTCTCAGattctctctctttgcttcaTAGCAAGAAACAACCATCTCAAGTTCAGAGCACAGCTTGAGCATCTGTGGAAAACAAAGTTGGAAAATGGACTGCATAACTGGAGCAATACAGTTAAATAAAGAATTTCAATAAGAGGCATTCTACTGTGACATTAAATGCTGCATTTTAAACACTGACATACCTCCTCTTTTCCAGCTTGAAGTAAAATTTCTGAATTCTCCGCCAGCACTGGATGgagcaacataaacaaaaaaaaaatcaatgcatACAGTAgataaaatactaaaatttgatttgatcacCTGTAAGCAGAATTTGATACAAATCACAAAATTTAAGATTAAACCTTAACACCAATTTCACACCACACTAAATTGTTGCTTCTGAATATGGAACAACATTAAACTCTAACTGTGGCATTAAACTGTGGTGCTGATTTGCACTATTCATACTTCAGTTGTAAATACTTACAGTACATCACATTATGATTATGGTGTCTATCACAGTGTGATTGGAGGACTTACGTTTCGGCTCCACTGTCAGCCACTGCTTCAGTTCTGCTTCTGTTGCCATCAGTCGATTTACTGACTATGGGAGATAAAATTGGCATTCAGAAGTTAAaggaacataaaaacaaaacacactttagAAGGAGGATTAAGTCATTGATTACCTATTGACTAAAGGTATTTAAATACCgtatcatattttttaaatgaaaaaaaaaagtgcataaGAACATTTTTAAGAGCTTTTTTTGAGACATCGCTGTGAGGATACTGCAAAGACACAGAGCATCATCTCACCTGCTCTGTTGGATTCTCACAGCAATCTGGTTCACTCAGTATGATCTCATTCTGAAGCtgcaacacagagagacacagtttGCAGTTTGTACAGTCTTTCCACATCCAGTGACTTGTTAGAAAGGACAGGGTGAGTCGTCAGGTTCAAACATGACTTTACCTTTTCCAGCTGAGCAAACTGATCCTCACACCTGTCCATCAGCTCACTCCAAGCGGCCTCTGacatctctgctgctgcctggtcGCTGGGATTCACCTCAGCCtgaacacagtaaaataaacacagtgtaaATAAAAGGTGTCGAGTTGAATTTGGATATATATTCAGTGGTGGGTGAAGTCAtcaaatacttgagtaaaagtaccacactgtaaaaatacataatgACGAGCAAAAGtcatgcagtgaaaatgttacttaagtAATAAGTATATggaaaatatattcaaagtATTTAAAATCCCCTGTGAATGTACTATTATATATCATTACAATATTAGTAGTGATGCATTCATGTACAAGCAGGATTTTACTGGTTGGTTTAAGTGATTCAAGCTCATTTtctaattttaattttctgtcaatcgacAAATCGTTTTAGCTGCACTTGTATATACTACTGGGAAGTTTAATGtacaacaaaaatatgttttgttgcaGGAATCTTAATTAAATAAGTAACGTAACttaagctgtcaaataaatgcagtggaataaaaagtacCATATTTCTCTCTGAGATGTGTTGGAGCAGAAGTAGAAAGTGGCATGAATAGAAAAAAACTCAAGTAATATATCAAGTACTTCAAATTTGTGCTCATGTACAGTACTGTGTTAATGTACTTAGTTGCTTTCCACCACTGGATATGTATTTACATATAATACATTAGTGAGTGCTGCTCAGATAAAGTCAGCAGTGATGGGTTAGGTCTTATTAGCTAGTTTACGGTACTTTACGGTAGCAGGATATTCTCGGTAACGGGCGCAAAAACACGTCACACTAAATTATTGTGTACATATCTGCACAACAGGGGGTAGCTAAAGAGCGTGTAGTCTTaccatattttgtatttttcgcAGTTTTGCCTCCACGAAgcggacaacaacaacaacacaccgCGGAGCTATAACCAGCAACAGACGCTTCCTTTTCAAAATACCGCCAACTTTGATGACGTAACGTCTGCGACAGACGCAGTGCTGAGGAGCGCCGATGCTGCGCAGGACTGCGCAGGTGCGGTGAGTGCAGTTTGTTTATGAGCTCCTCGTAGTTAAGGCATAGATTAAAATTGTAGGTTCGGTTCCGAACACATTACTGTTATCCTTCCTGAAAACATATCAGcaactttaaagggtaactccaccagttttacacattaaagtgtgtttacaggtattggggagtactactgctgcatatgtgacaGACGTaatataaagtcttttgtggctacagaggaagctgcatgtgttCTGTTAAATTAGTCTACCtatagtgatgtcactcagttgctgagatgcattgtgggcaatgtccccaagacctgtaaacacacttatgTGTACATTTAGTGGACTTACCCATGGGTCCAAATGTGCTGTCAGTGTAGTATTACACAGTAGGATGGAAACTGACACCAGATAAATATTATTATCTTGAACATGGTATTCATGGCCCTACAATAAGTCTAATGAGGCTTTTATTCACTTAGACAGAGtaagagaaaacagacagaggtTTTTACTGTAGATGTGGACCTGAGTATTTGTGACTTGAGTCACcgttttgatgacttgcagcttgacttgacagaaagTAAATGATTTAAGACTCCACTTGgacttggaagttaaagactGGAGACATGATGACTTAAAGTAAtaagttttttgtttgattacatttacttaaatgAATATCAATAAATTATAATACAATTCCAATTAATTGTCAAACTTTTTCACAGGTTGGATAAATTGGCCAATAGTATCATTATTAGATATGTACTAATACCGtgtattttctctttataaagaccAGATACCTACTTTTTGGTATAAAGTTTCTTAACTTGGGACTCAACTTGATGCAACCTGTGACTTTACTTGGCTTGACTTACCTGAGACTTcgaccaaatgacttgagtcacatgtcagATAAGAACCAAGTTATTACCCAAATCAAACCCTTACTGTGAATTTAACAGATCTCCCGATCAAAGCaaaattcaatattttctgGGGGAAAATCTTACATTACCACAGCAGCATTGAAATCTGTCAGATCTGTTTAAGGAAAACAGTAAATGGCACATGAAACTACTAATTTCCTCTATGCTTCACACCATTGCATTCAATTTCAGAACTTTATCTTAACGTATCACACatattattgtttgtattgtttttattttattttgctaagTACAAACAGCTTTGTGTCTTTATACttactttacattttcttacattttcaatCTTGCACAAAATGCTTAATCAACCTATTTATGATCATGCAAACTAAGCAAATTTGCAGTTTTActtgtgagagagtgtgtgagaggtAAGAGaactaaaatacacacacacacaaacccacacactcactaacacgcacgcacacatacagcaTGGCTGGTTAAGTGCTCACTGTAGTGGAGTACACTGTCCTCTAGTCACCAGCAGGTGTCTCTGCTTGTCTCTCTTCTCGGTGTCCAAGCAGCTGACTGGAGTTTGGAGCTTGTCAGCATCTGcacttcctttttccttttcctcctccttcctgctttttttctcctatGTAGTTCAGAATTTCATGTGACAGTCTGAACATTACCATTTTGTCATAACCAGTACATTTTGGCCCCATTTAAATCCTACATGATTTAAAGGATGGACCCATCAGATTTGGATGTGCTTCCAGATGACTACCATCAGGGACTCCTTGGGTTCATTTCACTTTATTCCTccatttatctgtttgtttgggtgtgtttgctctgagcagctgagaaATTTCCCATCACTtatatttaataacttttacCTCATAATTATACCATATTTGCATTCTTTATATCCTTTCTACGCCCATATTTATCCAGAATATTTTCcactcaaaattgtatttatatgacttgcagtataatttctgtctttttgtctggGGATATTCTATACATTCTTGATTTTCATCTctgctgtaaaaaacaaaacaaaattccTGCTGGTGCagttttaattatattaattgtAAACCTTCACCAGCAAAGGACAATATGCTTATCATCAAACCAGCTTTGCAAAAAttgtttaaagggtaactccaacaaTTTTACTCATTATAGTGTCTTTACAAgttttggggagtactactgcttatgtggggaaaaaagtattttaaagccttttgtgtttccagaggaagctgcatgtaatctgataaactgcttCCAGagatgtcattcagtggcttagttgcattgtgggtaatgcaggcagGCAAGTTTTCAAAAGGAAGAAGAACGCATGAATAAAAAGGTAATTTGTTGTTAAACTCATAATGAGTCCAACCAATCCTATAACACTTTATAGGAGTACAACGCTCGACCTGTgcactgcttttcaaaacctggcgcctacattacccacaatgcaacttagccacaaagtgacatcactggaggcaatttatcagattacatgcagcttcccctggagccataaaaggctttatactactactttatactactttttcaacatatgcagttgtactccccatgacctgtaaacacactcaaatTGGTGGATTTGCCCTTTAAAGAAGCACATAATAACtcttaattattcattttgacTGTTTCTGCAGCCTTTGGTTCATCTTTCTGACTTTTCACAGCGTCGTGGGAACTGCTGTCACattgataaaaacagaatattctTTCTAATCGTTCTGCTGCATATCTGTAGCGTTTATCATCCCTCAAACTCCATCTGTCTGTGATCTGAAGCCTGTACTGATGCCACTCAGACTGTAGCAGTGAGGCAGAATAACTTCCACATCAGGAAGGCAgactgtcatttatttatttatttgttttttgccagttttttttttttaaacttaagaGTACAAAGTGTCCAAAATACAACAACCAACCTGCTTCtctttcacttctctctctcaaacacacacacacacccactggTTTATTTATAAGACAAACAAGCACAGGTTTGCTGTTGTTTGGTTGTAATGATGTTAATCTATCAGAGCATTGGTCGGTTGCAACAAAACTGGATGAACAGTTGAGTCCAAAAGGTGACTTTGACccagaaaacatgcagaaaaaacAGCCGTATTAGAGATTGTACATGTCTGTGTTTACTATGTTTTAAAGCCACACATCCCCAAAGATCACACAGCCTGGATTATTTGAATGATCAACTAGAATTTGATTAATATGCAAATTTCCCAACAAACTGTTCCATTTGAGCCCTCAGCGCAGCCTAATTAATCAACAGTTAAAGGAAATTAATACATACATCAATTCTGTCAGGAACATGCTTAGTTCAATCGCCCGTAAAATTGAAGTTTGAAGTATTAACTGGCTCCACAGGAAGGCTATGATTAAAACTCTACAATTCAGGCAAGCCAGGCAAATATGAAGTCATTTACTGATCTCCTCTTTATAcgtattcattattattattattattattattattaataataataataataataataataacaataataacaataataataataatatgttgaTGGACGATTTTTCTGCTATGTTTGAGAAGACTTACTGGAAGCATCAAactaattaattcattttaaagctTGTTTTAAAGGCTGTCACTCGACCAGCGTTGCAAATATGAGTCCACTGTGCACCTGAGACTTAAAataataagagagagagagggggaggaagggagagagagagagagagagagagagtataaaaaaggggaggagatgagatgagatgaaaagagagagggcTGTACTATTGTTTCAGTAGGGACTCATGCATCAAACTTCAATTTTCCGGACGATTGAAgtagtgatttttttccatcttgaaGTGAAATACTGAAATACACTTAAGACCTCCAGATTAATTACCACGAAGTGGTCCCACAGACTGTAGTATTACTTATCGCCGGGCCCGCCTGACAAGCCCTCATAAAATAAGCAAGTGAAATCCATAAACTTAGGCTGCCTTAACACTCTCTCCCTTCATAAATATGCTTGATTCAGAATGGGCTGCACAGgaggcacacgcacacacacgcacgcacacacacacacacacacacacacgcacacacacagtattgtAATATAGGCATACATCTAAGAAGAAGGGTCCGTTTTTAAATCTTCTTACTTGCAAGTCAGTTAACAAAATTTGGAGATACCTTAAAAATCAAGAGTTACCTTCAATTTACTAAACCATGATAAACACTATTTATATTCCTTATTCAGCTGTGATTAggataaacatttaatatttggTGGTAAGCACTATAATGCAGTTGTAAGcagaaaaaacatgacattttaagaGTTTATTAATAAGTATAATAAAGTACACTTATATAGTAGTATAAGTATTTGAAAACATGTATAACTTTTTATATTCAGACATATTTTTTAgcaatttaactttaaattgtaCTTTAACAAACACTACTATAAGCGTTCAACTGCATTATAACGTGTTATAAACCGTTTGTTAAATTATAATATGCTGCTTATAAATGCTAAATGGGGGTTAAAGTAAAGTGTAACACATTTTACCATAGGACTAATTCTCCTACAGAGAATTGACAATAGCTTCAGCCGTATTAAATGCTTACAGGTCTATAAACTTATTCAGGTTGTcgggaataaaaaaaagtggaaaataaaaaaacacaccaactctataaaaggagagagaagaagaagacaggcCTACTTATCATTTCTTTGAACAAAGAGAGTTAAACGGGAGGCAGCCTTTTGAGTTCCTCTTCTGgacactctctctttctcacatcgccatgttttcagcttcattaA containing:
- the cenpk gene encoding centromere protein K: MAEVNPSDQAAAEMSEAAWSELMDRCEDQFAQLEKLQNEIILSEPDCCENPTEQSVNRLMATEAELKQWLTVEPKLLAENSEILLQAGKEEMLKLCSELEMVVSCYEAKRENLRETKELEQKWLEEKTQALMAATDHVERMKTEKEKISDLGVLQDTKAKIQKMKEYQERLMACLGDVLEKHVPHPQNEPSTNKKKKNVTQELNEDLISLNEILELLMNKVLNTPHDPYVTIDNTFWPAYVEMLLRYGIAVRHQENNFKIRLETFC